From the Thiohalospira halophila DSM 15071 genome, the window CAGGGGGTCTGGCGCGCCGCCAGCAGGCCCGCCTCCCAGGCGGGATCCGGCTCCGTACCGGGGGCAAGCAGCAGTTCCACCCGGCTGTCCCGGCGCCAGGCGCTCTCGGTCTGGCTCAGCTCGCCGTCCGCCAGGCTGAAGTGCTGCCACTTCGGACCGGTCCGCACCACGCCCTTGGCCCGGACCACCTCGGCCGGCAGCCCCCGGAACCACTCCCGCAGGGCCGGCCCGGCAAAGGCCACCTCCGGCGGGAAGACCCACGCCAGGGCGCGGTGTTCCGCATCCCCGCCGAGGAGGCGCTGGAAGCCCCCCGCCGCGTCCTCCACGCTCTCCGTGGCCCCGTGGTCGTGGTCGTGGTCGTGGTCGTGGTCGTGGTCGTGGTCGTGGTCGTGAGGATGCGCAGGGGATTCCCCGACCTCCAGCTCGCAGGCCTCCGGCACCGTCGGCTCCCCGCCCACGCGGGCGGAAGCCTCCAGCCAGGCCGGATCCAGCTCCCCCTGCTCCGTGGTCACGATCCCCCGCTTGGCCGGCCAGGCCCCGGCCGCCAGGGCCCGCGCCGC encodes:
- a CDS encoding CobW family GTP-binding protein, with the translated sequence MAGSPVRDVPTNVITGPLGAGKTTTIRHLLARRPPDERWAVLVNEFGEAGIDGAALVDASDDLAEVPGGCICCTAKTQLRVTLTQLLRRVRPHRLLIEPTGLGHPAGIIDMLREPGLAEAIDLQSVIAVFPADGLTEERLAAAPPVRDAFDLADVLVLNKADRADAETLAAARALAAGAWPAKRGIVTTEQGELDPAWLEASARVGGEPTVPEACELEVGESPAHPHDHDHDHDHDHDHDHDHGATESVEDAAGGFQRLLGGDAEHRALAWVFPPEVAFAGPALREWFRGLPAEVVRAKGVVRTGPKWQHFSLADGELSQTESAWRRDSRVELLLAPGTEPDPAWEAGLLAARQTP